Part of the Benincasa hispida cultivar B227 chromosome 11, ASM972705v1, whole genome shotgun sequence genome, CTGTTTCGGCAGAGAACGATGTGGCCCCAGATGTACAGATGATCAGAAGAAATGTGATTCCTCTAGCTACAGGGAATCAAGCTCCTGGAGATAACCCTCGATCCAAAAATGGAGAAATCCCATCCCATGAATCATCAGGTATCAAACTGGGGTTTAAATATACACCTCCACATTCTAACCGGGATGCTTTGAAAGACAATTCTATATCATCTATACTCGCCCAAATTACCCCTTCAGGAAGCTCAAGAGGTAATGTGGTTCCTGTTGTGCTACAACCTGCTAAGTTAACTAATGGACCCTCAGTTCCCACCGAAACAATTACAATTCAAACTGCTGATATTGAATCCTCAAAAGGCAAAGAGGTTCTTGTAGGTACTTTTACATCAAACGAATCAGCTCCCACCAGTGTGACAGTTGGGATTGAAAGCTTTCCTTTCCAACCCCAAACTAGCCAGCAAGTCTTACTGGATGATGTTCCGGTagaaaatagttatcaaaaccAATCTTTAGTAGTGGAAGTGCATGATTCAGGAGGTAAATCAATGGCATTGCCTAGCACGCCTTTCGAGAGTCTTGTGACTGAAGTGATCAAGAGAATTCAAGCCCCCTCTCTGACAGTTGACACACAGACTGAGGATAACAAACCAGCTGTTACAATATCAGCTAAAGAATGCGAAGATAGCTCAGAGGTTGAAGCTAACATAGCGGATGGAGCTTTGATGATTGAACCCCTAAAAGCAGTGCAGCCCCTTCATGAAAGTTCAGAGCCTATTCCCAAAGCTCTGGATGATGAGTCTAGAACTGGCAAAATGACTGAGTTGTTACAGGTACACGAGACTTCAACTAGAACGTATCGATCTTCAAGTATTGGTTAGGTTACTAAATACTTTTTCTGTATGGGAAGAACTATCTTGCTTGATGCTACTGGCTGCACTAATGAAGTTACATATACTTTGACAAGGTTTTGCAGGAAAACATGATGCAAGCTCCAGAACCATGGGCTGAAGTGCAGAACCCGGGTTTGATGCTGAAGTCAGATGGACCTGAATCGAAAATAGAGATTGGGGATGAAGAAGCTGGTAACCAAAAGCAAATCTGAGTAGCATGTATCGCTGTAATGTTTTCGTCATTTTCGGTATAGAAGGTATCATATGGTGTAGCTGTTTTCTGTATGCTACCTCACGTCTAATCCTAACTTAGTGTAGTTGGATGATTCTCTAGAAAGCTATTATATTTTTCTAGTTGGATATTTGGATATGGACCATTTCACTTTTGTGATAGTAAAGTAGCTAAGAGCCTTAAGTTATATAAGGTTTCGTCAGGCAGTTggattgaattttatgaaaattttaagcTTTATGCCTAACTTGACCATCATATGAATCAAATAGCACTTTTTAGGTTAAATACCATTATTTTTGCCCTTTGATCTAATTTTAGTTTCAATTAATCTTAGAAATAATCTCTTTATTGttgatttctttctttgtaaGAAAATAATCTTTACTAGCATtctgtttataaatttaaatatattcacGGTCTTTTCTGGTTATTTAACCAATCAAtttctataaaaattaattttatgggactaaatttaagattttgaaaatttggacaATTGTAAATAGAACTCAAAGACCAAAGTAGTATTTTAAACCTATTTCTTAGGCTGTGAGTATCAGGTCATCATTCAGCCCATAACTTCATTTATTACTCTcttttatttgtaattttatttagtaAATTCAAAGTTAAAATTTTTACTTAATAATCAGAAGTTCAGAACTCTTGTGCAGATTCGTATCAAAACTCCagcattttttaaattcttaaactttagatttaaaaaaatagttattaatcTTTTAACAAACTAGTTTTCAACATCTGAACAtactcttttttccttttatttaagCAATGTTTGTATATTTGGGGCCTTATGTTCAGGGTTCAGAACTGTTTACAAGGGAGTTAGATTTTCTGTCAACTGACAAGCAAAACGTAATCAGCAAgtatacataaactaaaatccttgtTTAGTCGAAGTTAAAAGGAGAATAAAGGTTTGGAATATTGATGGAGCAATTTCATTGGTTGCAATTGTGAACTTTTAAGCCAGCCAATAATGGCTCTCGGACTATCCATGAGCTTTTTGGAAAAAGCAGctcaaacaaagaaaagaattatTCAATACATCTAAACCATGTTTACACTAGTTGTAATGGTAATGTAAAAAGTgagttttagtttattatttttattgttatttacaTGTCCGTAATCTTAATGAGATGTAGGATCcgctttaaaatttgtaatcaaatcgTATAATctaattgaagaattaaaaatGTTCGATCTCATTGTGATTGAAAATTACATAGGATCTATTACCTTTACTATTACCTCTATTGTTACCATTACAAATATTGTCACAGTGAAGATTGTGAATTTACCACATTTATTGTTCTTTATCTTTACCATTACCATTAAGATGATCAAGCGATAATGATGATAACAATATCAGTAAAATATAACAGAAATAAAAAGCAATTCAATTATGTTTGTCAATGCTATTACAATTCATCcttcaatgaaatttcattctaattataccaattttcattacaatttaataaaaataaccttaatgttatttaattttaaaaaatattaccaTTCGAATTTAAGCAACGTTTTATGGCACTAAGGcttgaatttaatataatattcataatgtAGGCAACTTGCTGATGTTGATTTATAAGGGATTACAAATGATCAATGAAGATTGTAATGATCAGTGAAGATTGTAATCAGCAAGGGATCACATTTATTTAAGATAGAAAAAGGTAGGatattcttttgattttgatggCTTTCTTTTTTTCCACACCTTTTCTGTAATTTGAAACCAATTCATGAATGCAATGACTCAGTTCCCTCACAAGAAATAATGCTGATCCTAAACCAAATTTAATTCAACCTATACAAAGTTCAACAAACCCCATCCACCAATCAAAGGTAAAATGTCTTGATTTGAATGGAAACAATACCTCTCCCTCcaataaaaagataaattgctaataattataacaaattaggaaaataattttcagaGGACCAAAATTTTGCTAAAAGCTTGTGGTTGACTAATGGAGAATTAACAGAAGACACAATTCATTAGAACTTGGTGTTGAAGAATGCATTAGTTCCTGGCACTTGCATTGGGCGATTGAGCGGGAAGGAGGGCTGCAAAATTGGGATGTGGTTTGGTACTGTGGCGAGCGGTTGGTGGCCACCGGCCATAAATGGTGGAGGAACACAAAACTGCAATGCTTGTGTTGCTGCAGTTCCTGCAAAATTGGAATCGATATATAATTTGGATCTAGTAGTACAATATTATCACATTTGAAACCAATATTGTAATTGCCTTCTCACTTCCGATAAAAACAGCATCATAGAAACCAAAGCTTATGATAAAAGTTGAGCAATGCAAAGGAAAAACTCATCATTAGCCAGGAAAAAGAATTTCACCTTGATGTTTTGGATATTGGGCAGGCTGTGCTGTCAACAAAGGGCAAGGTGGTACTGGTGAGACGACTGTCGTACCGTGAGCCAAGTCCTGAAATATGAGACAAGGTAAACAGGCAGATCGGATAGAggggaaataaaaataaacaaataaaagggTAGCAGACCAAAAGGTCGCAGGAAACTGAGCCAAAGGGAGATGCAACGCCATGAAAACATATTAAACGATGAATTGACCTTGAGGAAAACCCAAAGAACTTCAAACATAATAGCCAAAATAGAATATACATCCTTCACAACTCACAAAAGTCAAACTCAAGTAAAGATCAATTCTACAAGGTAAAATAATTGGAGGAAGCAAAAGAATTTGTGGAAGGATggtttatactttaaacaagTGAGTTGTTAAATGCTTACATGAGAGAGTGGCTGCATATAAACAAGTTGCCCAAAACGACCAACCATAACCTGTAACAATAGGAGAGGTGCAGAGGTTAGCAACACATATATTACCAGCTGGTCATGAATGATTAAAGTACATTTTAGTCTGCCAACTATAATTGCAACCtgaaagaaacaaaattgaaaggGAAAATATAATCCTTTTCCCACTTACTGCTGGAGAATTTGGGGGCCCAAACGTTGGGCCAGCCTGGAGAGGATACTGACCAACATATCTAAGTGGCTGCGTCCTGGTTCCCACATGTCCCACCATCTGTAGGAAACATAAAAATAAGATAGAATACCAGGGTCAGCCAATTGGCAGGAATGAAGTTTATTACTACCGGTTGCCCTAAGTTTTCATAATGCTATTACCACTTACCAGTAAAGAGGACCCTACTGAAATTATTGTACAATTAATAAACTAAATCGCTAGTTTACAACATGTGACAATTACTTGTGTCTTGTCTTCATAGAGGGCAGTATAAAGTTTCAATACAATGGTTGACCAAAAATTATTTACAAGGCCTCCTGTATCCTCATCACATAATCTTAGTCAAATTGACATCACAATGCCAATTGAAACATTCAAGGAAAACCCTGTACACAACTCCTTTTTCCTATGGGTTACACTTCAAACAGATATTCTTTCTTACGAACAATTAATTCCATTTCATGTACCAACAAACATCTTGACAAAATCCTGGAGGGATTAGCCAAGAACAAATTTCAGATTTCAATACTCACCTATCATTAAATCTTTGTTACCCAAGATACAGTACATTTTTTAAGAACTGATAAATAAGACTTAAAAGTACCTACTTCAACAAGAGAAAGACCTAGACGTACCGCTGAAATGCTGGAATTAAATATTCAGAGTTTAAACTTTAGCTTTCGTTCAGTTGTGAAATGGAGAAACAACTATTAGAAGAGCTTATTTAGGTCCCCATAAGGCTTAAGAGATAGTTTGATTagaaaaattgaagaagagaaATCTGCCCAAAATATACGTACAGGTTGGGAAAATTGAGCAACGCTGCCACCAAACCCAGCTATTGAGTTTCCATATGGAACAAATTTGGCGGCAGGCACAGGTGAACGAGGTACAAAAGGACTGAACTCCACCTCTGGTTGAGCAACAGGCACAGGTAGTACTGGTGAGTTGTTTGGAATATAAGCCACATTTGCAGCCATTGGAGCCGCAGGAGTTGCTGACATGCTATTTGAAACGGATGGAGAGAAGAGTTTGGCTCTGGGATTGAGCTTGAATTCCTGCAGAAGTATAAAATAGAAGAATTAGTTCATTAGTTATCGAAGATATTGATTATATCTTTGCGACCTTACCAAAGTTATCAATCTGTGATCCTCCCCAACTTAGCATTCATAcagtttttaaattgaaaaatacttAGGTGCATCTCAGACAGCAGCTATCTTTGTGCATCCCACCAAATTGTTCAATTATAATTTTCCATGTGGCaaattcttctcttttttttggaatattttaattttttttttagtgtgaGTGATAAGAAGGGGATGCATAAAAATGGGTGTACCccttttaaataaataacaagtTTATTAAGACTCTTTTAGGAGAGAAGATACTATAGTCCAACAAAAAAACACAACGTCATAAACCAAACAGTCCTTTGTATAAATTCAACTACTTAGCAAACgcatgacccaaaaattggacATTATACAGATAGATTCTAAGTTGCAACTTTGAACAGGATTTGAATGAAATAAGGAAACATTGAAAAGAAGCATGACAACATACATGTATGAAGGTTCTTGCCACAGGTAATAAACCGTGCATAAAATGCCTACAACCTACCCCACATATAATAGATCTCATTATTACCTTTAAGTAAGAAATTGAGGAGGAAATTTCTCAAACTTTTTAATTGATCCTATCATTGACTAGCCTTAGAGGGATTATAAGAAACTAGCTGAAATCTTTTGTGTGGCCAAATTTTTGAAGCTCAACGGCATAAGACCCATTCCATAGGAAAGTTTCTTTAGACAAGAATAGGAGAATCTTCCTAGGTGAagaaaagaagttcaaaattgCATGGTTTTGGTCTTGTTATAGATTATACAAAATACCCCTGAACTTTGAAGCATAGCACTTtgaaaagtttcatttttaCCCTTGAagtatgaaaattttgtttcaaaaatacctttggAGAGTTTTTTTCCCACTAAAATCATAAGAAAACTGACCCAACAGCTAATGtgtaaaatatttgaaatcctCATACATGACATAATTTGCAACATCTTAACGTAGCAGGTGatatataaaaattgattatgtAAATGATCTCAGCAATATCTTTTGAGATTACAtaaatggcaaaaaaaaaaaaatcttaatcttCTACATAGTTGTAAATAATATCAAGTACACCTTCTAATTTTACCCATCAACTACCATGCCAATTTCTATCATTTActttaaaggaaaaatagtttttggagcaatttcaaagttcaaatgtaattttttgGAACAAATCTCAAAGTTCAAAAGCAAAATAAAACCTTTCAAAACTTAAAGTCATAATTGAAACCTACCCCAAAATTCAAGGGTATTTTGTACAACCaaccatttttgttttttctattaGGGGTGCTTTCTATAACAAATTTCACAACTATGGCTTCTCGAGTGTTTTTGTAACTCCTTTTAACTTTAGTAAGCTCTTGGCTTGCATTTCATCTATCCAATAAAACTTTGTTTCTTACACAgaaaagagagattaaataaattttttaaaggcTAAAATATAAGTTCTTTTAACTTTAGGGAAATTGTACTAATTTGAGGGAATTCCGGCTAAGAAAGAAAGTCTTTAAACGTAGAAATATAACTTCATCAATTTTTAACCACCCCTGGcatatgatctataatataaatattgaaGTTGAACCAAGTAAAATGGATGAAGGTATATTTTCAcatcaactaaataaaaaatGCTCAAGAGTATCCAAAAATGTCTCATTAACATCCTATCTTTTAATTATAGAAGTAATAGTGATAAAATGTTAACAATATGTACCTTATGAGATGGAGCGATGTCAGTAGTTAACGGCATAGAACTATGACAAGAGTCCATGCTACTATCCACAGACGAACGTGAAGAAGTTGAGACACCAACTGAAAATGCATTCGTAGTAGTGGTGGCTGAGATGGGTCTTTCAGTGCATGGTTTCTCTAATTTAACAAGAGCGAGAACAGAATAATTAGATACCCTAAGAAATTTTTTTGATGTtgttattacattttttttttccttctcagAATTTACTTTATCAGGCTGAAATATTTACAATTCAAGTGGGCCAAGTATGATAAAGATTACAAAGAAATATCCACTCTGGAGGGGGTTTGAAAACTATATAGCAAAATCATAATTCATAGCGGGCTACACTAATTAGCTAATTTCAAGAGACAACCACCTAATCCCACAACATTCTATGtcaaaaaaataattgagtgttaaaaataattgaGTGTTAAAAATCATAGGTAAGTAGTAGCCGAAACTACAACTATGTAATGCTATTTGCAAAatcaacatttcaaataaaaaaccaTCTTCGAGTGTATTTAGTTTCTATATTAAGAAAACCCTTTCATACAAGCTTTGTAACCAAATTAGTTGAGCCAGATACCACTAACAGTATTTAGAACTCACCACTCGATAGAGAGGAATGAACTCGATCAACCTATAGAAACAAAAGTAGTTAAGTCTTAAATTTAGTCCACGCAATGAATAACATCTAATTCTCAAGAAAACCAAGGTCCTGAATAAGCTTAATTGACATACATTGACTACTTTATGCAATTCAAGTTCCTGACCATGATCATCTTGCTCCTTTTTCAATTGGTTATCTGGGTCCTGTCTGTCAAATAATTTAACATAAACCATAAGATAAGGAGCACTTCACTGAGATAAGAGTAACTGGTTACAAAATAAAACTAAACCAACAGATATCTTAATCTCAAATAAAGTAGAGTGTGTGCCACACAacagcatgttttctttttggTATGTAATTGCTTcttaccaaaaataataatgataataataatgtcAACAACGAAAAAATTGATGATAGTAATTAGTTACAAAATAAAACTGAACCAACAGATACATCAATCTCAAATAAAGTAGAGCGTGTGCAACACAacagcatgttttctttttgtatttaattgcttcttaccaaaaataataataatactaataatgTCAACAACGAAAAAATTGATGATAGTAATTAGTAACAAAATAAAACTGAACCAACAGATACATCAATCTCAAAAAAAGTAAAGAGAATCATTTGCCACACAGCACGTACCCTTTTTGGCATGAACTTATTCGTTACCAAAAGTTAtaacaacaaaaacaacaataaaagaACTGATGATAGTTTATGAACCACATCTACTCTTGATAGCCTCATCATGGGATGAGATGAGCCTCAATTCTATGCTGTACAACCATAtagaaagaaatatatctagGAGAAGTTATTTCATACCTCCAATTGATTGCGGCATCAGAGACATCTTCAAGCTGCAAGGAGGTTGGGGGGAAGGTGGAGCAATTATGAATAGGAAAATGATAAACTTCAAAACAAAGACTTAAAATGCATAAACTTAGagaacaaaattatttatacaaatagtTAAGAGTGTAGGCTTCGTAAGTGAATACTACTTATCAAGTACTGATTGTAGGCATCTTTCAGGAGATTATCTCAATTAATACATGAGCCATCCTGAAATATTCTTAAATACCCTAAACCATTTTAATAGGGCCATCATTCCCTATGGCCTATGCAAGCATGGTATTACCTTTTTGCAATTTATCCTTTCCCTTCTCTGATGTCCATCTCCCTGGTTGTTATCAGTGCTATCTCGCGAAAGTTGTCTAACATCACTAAGCTTCCCAGTTGCAGTAGGCAGTGAACCATGAGCAAACCCATTTTGATCTTGGACCAGGTCActgtttttataattaaaatctgTGTTGGTAATCACGGTTCATTTAAACAACAATAGAAATCACAATAGAATGTAATTGAAAAACCTCCCTCTATCTTTTTATTTCAACAATAAGTGAGATGGGGATTCAAACCTCGGACTTGTGACCAAGGTTATAATGCCATAACCAAAGTTGGCAAGACCTTCTCCCATCTTAAAATATGGATTTATTAAAGCAAGATATTATAGCATCATATGTGATGGGCAGTGCTCGACAACATGCCAATAAATGATACTTTCCTGAACCTACTTACATGTAACTGATTTAGTATTGCAAGAATCTATCTGGCTTATATGTAAAACCAAGTAGGAGAGAACTCAATATTCTTTCCAAGTAAAATCAAGATGAAAAAATGGTCATTTGAAGACAACATATACCTCTCAAACACAGACAGCCATTTCTTTCAGGACAAATCCCTCAgtactaattttaaataagagGCCAAATTGTCTATATTCCTTAACATAAATTACAATATCTTTTTCTTGGTAAGTTACTATGTTCTTCTCAATTTGCTTTCACGTTATCAATAAGGCTACATTGGTACCAAGAGTACCACTGAAAAAAACTTCCAAGTTTCTAACAATAATCTTGCTTCACGACCTTACTTGAACAAGATCTAttctataggttgtacaacTGTGTCCTTGAGTTCAAAAACAACAATCTTCCTTCATGAGCAACACTTATTACCAATAACATCACTTCATATGCCAcatacaaaagaaaataaaactccAAAATTTAGACCAGATTGCCATCTATCCATAAGTTATAGAAAGTCACAATGGGAGCATACCTTGTTTGATTAATCTGACTCGCCTCCTTAAATGACTCCGTACATGTCTTAGCTGCTATAGCTGGATGCAACAAAGTAGGATCAATGGCCTTGGCTTCGTTATCACAACCAGCCAAACTTTTGGAAAAACTACCAGCCGGAAGTATAACCTCCTGTACATTTGAAATAACCCAATATGACCtagatttaaattaaactaaattaaattaaataacataaaacTACATGAAGCATGATAATAGTGGCCTTAACTACATACCGTCGCAACAACTTGGACAAGATCGCCTGAAAGAACAATAAGAGTATCAATTACAACGCCATCGTCCACATTCACATTCCTTTTACCCTTTTTTGTCATCCTTGCTTTCTTCAAAACAACGCCTGTTGATGCACAGATTGATCTCATAAGTATCACCGTTTCTCGatgcaaagaaaaaaagaagaaatagggGAATCATGCCgattccataaaaaaaaacattggaagATAAAACGTGAAAATCTATAAATTCAATCGACGAGATAGGTATGTCGGGTTGTCCGAGATAATGtgatgaaagaaaataataataataataataaaaaaaaaaaaaaatagatgccAATTTTTTCTTCCATTCATGACCCAGGTCAAATTTACGATCCAAATCATATACGCACCGGACCACCAAATGCACAACCAAGACACAAATTCAGATAAGAACGAACATTAAACAGAACAATTCAAGCAAATTATAGATTGGAGGGAAATTGAATGGATGAAGAGTGAGAGAAACGAACCATATTCATTCTCGACACAGGCAGTGTGGAAGATGCCGGAATAGACAGAGCCATCTTTGATGTGAACCTCAACGGGCAGTCCAATGAGGCACATGGTGGCGAAGAGCAGGGCCTCGCTGAGCGTGGAAGAGGAAGTCTCATCTTCTGAAAACTCACGGTTTCGGCAACCCATATGCCAGTTttgtgagagagagagatggatCAGAAACAAAAAGATGGAGTTGCAGAAACGAGAAACGAGAtctaatgaagaagaagaagaaatgggaAGACGAAAGGTTGGGTTCTTTGCGTTACGTGCTATGCGTATTGCCTTGCGTAAATGCTTAACCGTGCTTCACTGTCCTTCGTTTTTTTAGAACCTAATTTGTATTTTCCCTTTTTGCACGCCTATCCCTCGTTTCTTCCCGTGTAACTTCTTTTTTCTGTAttgttattaaattatattcaattttacatCGAATATCtccctaaattttttattttttattttttttaattttaaagtatatctattaaatttttagACTTTTGATTCTATATTTAATATGATACAAAATCAATATACGGATGTTCAAAAAAACCTGACAACTCGAACAATTTATACTATCCAAccttagggttggcaaaaattcCTACGGGATCGGGTCCCTGCCCCAAATCCCCGATTTGACCTGAGATAGGATCAAATCGAAGATAAAAAAATGGGTCTCTGGCCGGGGACGGGGACAGTATCCCCGCCCCATCCCCAACCCTGCtctgaatattttttttaatattttttaataataataaaattaatatatatatatatatagcattagctaatttattatttaagcccttttttaatttttttaatttatttcataatataattatgttaaacttttattaaatataaatatttttaattattaatttgaataactaaaataataataatactacttTGTTATATTGAATAGGATTtgaatataaatacaaaaatttaattgattttaaataaataaataattaaaagtaaaaatataaaCGGGAAATTTTTCCTCATAGGGACCCGATCCCGAACAGGGATTCCCCAACCCCAACCCTGACTCTCTAAAACGGGGAATGGGGTGGGGATAGGATTATAAATCCC contains:
- the LOC120091567 gene encoding uncharacterized protein LOC120091567 isoform X1, producing the protein MSQTDQGISVDNLVDVPLKRKRGRPRKYPKLNYDENILKNRGKRHLEAIPISPGSGANGSQSHPTIQIQSVTDGMLGQVVSGVIEAVFEAGYLLCVRAGNSGITLRGVVFKPGHYVPVSAENDVAPDVQMIRRNVIPLATGNQAPGDNPRSKNGEIPSHESSGIKLGFKYTPPHSNRDALKDNSISSILAQITPSGSSRGNVVPVVLQPAKLTNGPSVPTETITIQTADIESSKGKEVLVGTFTSNESAPTSVTVGIESFPFQPQTSQQVLLDDVPVENSYQNQSLVVEVHDSGGKSMALPSTPFESLVTEVIKRIQAPSLTVDTQTEDNKPAVTISAKECEDSSEVEANIADGALMIEPLKAVQPLHESSEPIPKALDDESRTGKMTELLQVLQENMMQAPEPWAEVQNPGLMLKSDGPESKIEIGDEEAGNQKQI
- the LOC120091567 gene encoding uncharacterized protein LOC120091567 isoform X2, with product MSQTDQGISVDNLVDVPLKRKRGRPRKYPKLNYDENILKNRGKRHLEAIPISPGSGANGSQSHPTIQIQSVTDGMLGQVVSGVIEAVFEAGYLLCVRAGNSGITLRGVVFKPGHYVPVSAENDVAPDVQMIRRNVIPLATGNQAPGDNPRSKNGEIPSHESSGIKLGFKYTPPHSNRDALKDNSISSILAQITPSGSSRGNVVPVVLQPAKLTNGPSVPTETITIQTADIESSKGKEVLVGTFTSNESAPTSVTVGIESFPFQPQTSQQVLLDDVPVENSYQNQSLVVEVHDSGGKSMALPSTPFESLVTEVIKRIQAPSLTVDTQTEDNKPAVTISAKECEDSSEVEANIADGALMIEPLKAVQPLHESSEPIPKALDDESRTGKMTELLQENMMQAPEPWAEVQNPGLMLKSDGPESKIEIGDEEAGNQKQI
- the LOC120092167 gene encoding polyadenylate-binding protein-interacting protein 4-like encodes the protein MGCRNREFSEDETSSSTLSEALLFATMCLIGLPVEVHIKDGSVYSGIFHTACVENEYGVVLKKARMTKKGKRNVNVDDGVVIDTLIVLSGDLVQVVATEVILPAGSFSKSLAGCDNEAKAIDPTLLHPAIAAKTCTESFKEASQINQTSDLVQDQNGFAHGSLPTATGKLSDVRQLSRDSTDNNQGDGHQRRERINCKKLEDVSDAAINWRQDPDNQLKKEQDDHGQELELHKVVNVDRVHSSLSSEKPCTERPISATTTTNAFSVGVSTSSRSSVDSSMDSCHSSMPLTTDIAPSHKEFKLNPRAKLFSPSVSNSMSATPAAPMAANVAYIPNNSPVLPVPVAQPEVEFSPFVPRSPVPAAKFVPYGNSIAGFGGSVAQFSQPMVGHVGTRTQPLRYVGQYPLQAGPTFGPPNSPAVMVGRFGQLVYMQPLSHDLAHGTTVVSPVPPCPLLTAQPAQYPKHQGTAATQALQFCVPPPFMAGGHQPLATVPNHIPILQPSFPLNRPMQVPGTNAFFNTKF